The Solanum pennellii chromosome 11, SPENNV200 genome contains a region encoding:
- the LOC107005018 gene encoding cleavage stimulation factor subunit 2 tau variant isoform X2 produces the protein MAENPNCTVYVGNLDERVCDRVLYDILIQAGRVVDLYIPRDKETDKPKGFAFAKYETEEIADYAVKLFSGLVTLYNRTLKFAISGQDKPYNNSPIATPPALNIPSRPRPHNDKEISPNSARLSTSCLFSQHQTSYAQASHHHYKHSHKDMKLWMTYSAYKACKQLGDVMKTSYSEYWPCEHFDCNRMIIIGYTRVLVLFLYCKR, from the exons GAAATTTGGATGAGAGAGTATGCGATCGTGTACTGTATGACATTCTAATTCAAGCAGGGCGTGTTGTTGACTTGTACATTCCTCGTGACAAGGAAACTGATAAGCCTAAAGGTTTTGCCTTTGCAAAATATGAGACAGAAGAGATTGCAGACTATGCGGTGAAGCTTTTCTCTGGTTTAGTGACACTCTACAATAGAACATTAAAATTTGCA ATATCTGGGCAAGACAAGCCCTATAATAACTCGCCAATTGCAACACCGCCGGCCTTAAATATTCCCTCTAGACCAAGGCCTCATAATGATAAGGAAATTTCACCAAATTCCGCAAGGTTATCAACTTCATGTTTGTTTTCACAGCACCAAACTAGTTACGCACAAG CCTCCCATCATCACTACAAGCATAGTCACAAGGATATGAAGCTATGGATGACATATAGCGCCTACAAGGCATGCAAACAA CTAGGGGATGTAATGAAGACGTCTTACTCTGAATATTGGCCTTGTGAGCATTTTGACTGCAACAGAATGATAATTATAGGGTACACCAGGGTTTTGGTGTTGTTTCTATACTGCAAAAGGTAG
- the LOC107005018 gene encoding RNA-binding protein SGN1 isoform X1 has product MAENPNCTVYVGNLDERVCDRVLYDILIQAGRVVDLYIPRDKETDKPKGFAFAKYETEEIADYAVKLFSGLVTLYNRTLKFAISGQDKPYNNSPIATPPALNIPSRPRPHNDKEISPNSARLSTSCLFSQHQTSYAQVPVPPGVSVNQSNGYRSPYSGYRSHYDGNNYDYDQRVFGAALDSITSSRLGRCDPRSPTSYPSY; this is encoded by the exons GAAATTTGGATGAGAGAGTATGCGATCGTGTACTGTATGACATTCTAATTCAAGCAGGGCGTGTTGTTGACTTGTACATTCCTCGTGACAAGGAAACTGATAAGCCTAAAGGTTTTGCCTTTGCAAAATATGAGACAGAAGAGATTGCAGACTATGCGGTGAAGCTTTTCTCTGGTTTAGTGACACTCTACAATAGAACATTAAAATTTGCA ATATCTGGGCAAGACAAGCCCTATAATAACTCGCCAATTGCAACACCGCCGGCCTTAAATATTCCCTCTAGACCAAGGCCTCATAATGATAAGGAAATTTCACCAAATTCCGCAAGGTTATCAACTTCATGTTTGTTTTCACAGCACCAAACTAGTTACGCACAAG TTCCAGTCCCCCCTGGTGTTTCAGTAAACCAGTCTAATGGTTATAGATCACCTTACAGTGGATATAGATCACATTACGATGGCAACAATTATGATTACGATCAAAGAGTATTTGGGGCAGCTTTGGATAGTATAACAAGCTCTAGGTTGGGCCGATGTGATCCCCGTAGCCCGACCAGTTACCCTTCTTACTGA